From Pseudomonadota bacterium:
CTGGTATTCCGACAACGCAGGGTTTTTTATGTTTTCATCCCGGCTACAAAGGGAAACCGCTGGTTTTTGTCGGCACCGTAGGTTTGTTGCCGCGGCGCACCGAAGCCGGCCGTTTAAGTCATGAAAAGGCGGCCCGTCCCGGAGATCTGGTGGTTATGGTTGGTGGCCGGGTCGGTCTTGACGGTATTCATGGGGCGACCTTTTCTTCGGAGGCCCTGACCGGCGGCAGTCCGGCGACTGCGGTTCAGATTGGTGATCCGATTACGCAGAAAAAATTTACCGACGCGATCGTGAAAGAGGCCCGGCAGCGCAATCTGTACAGCAGTATTACTGATAATGGAGCCGGGGGAATTTCCTGTTCGGTGGCCGAAATGGCGCGTGAATGTGGTGGTTGCCGGGTTGATCTGGAAAAGGTGCCGGTTAAATATCCGGGCATGGCCCCCTGGGAAATCTGGATCAGTGAATCCCAGGAACGAATGACCCTGGCCGTGCCCCCGGAAAAATGGCCGGAGCTCGAGACCTTGTTACGGCTGCGCGGGGTCGAGGCGACCGTTATCGGTGAGTTTACGGCCAGTGGTCGTTGTAAGGTCACATTCGCGGGGGAAATGGTCATGGATATGGATCTTGATTTTCTCCATAACGGCCTGCCTCGGAAACAATTGCATACCCGGGCCTGGCCTCGGGCCCTGGCGCCCGCGATCCTGCCGCAAGCTTTGCCGCTACCTGAGCTTTTTATCGCCATGTTCGGCCGCCTTAATCTGGCCTCGCACGCTTATGTCACAACCCAGTATGATTTTGAAGTTCAGGGCGGAACGGTTTTAAAACCCCTGCTCGGGAAAAACCAGATTGACGCTTTTACAACCGTGGTTCAGCCCCTGCCGCATTCGGAAAAAGGGGTTGCCCTGTCGCAGA
This genomic window contains:
- a CDS encoding phosphoribosylformylglycinamidine synthase, translated to GIPTTQGFLCFHPGYKGKPLVFVGTVGLLPRRTEAGRLSHEKAARPGDLVVMVGGRVGLDGIHGATFSSEALTGGSPATAVQIGDPITQKKFTDAIVKEARQRNLYSSITDNGAGGISCSVAEMARECGGCRVDLEKVPVKYPGMAPWEIWISESQERMTLAVPPEKWPELETLLRLRGVEATVIGEFTASGRCKVTFAGEMVMDMDLDFLHNGLPRKQLHTRAWPRALAPAILPQALPLPELFIAMFGRLNLASHAYVTTQYDFEVQGGTVLKPLLGKNQIDAFTTVVQPLPHSEKGVALSQSLYPAVSDLDTYAAAVMAIDTAVRNLLAVGTPLGQIALLDNFCWCSSDEPERLWQLKECARACYETAVVYGTPFISGKDSMYNDFRGFTEAGQAVSISVPPTILISSIGVLPDVARLRTFALVRPGDRLYLLGRSGKALGGSEYLALLRERGLVAKETSGLVPEFDPATALPLYEKLQAWLEAGRLRSLYPLAQGGLALAVGKGALAEGLGLALEIPLAERPDLFLFNEYPGRFLVSLAPELSAALENDLADCGCLALGEVLAENRISIRQGGELCFVTEIEALLTAYRSTFAGF